GTTGGCTTTTCCTCCCCGGGTAGAGGCGCAGACTGGACTTTTTCTCTGGGGCTGTGCGGAGCTCCCCTCTCCGGCTGTAGGCTGTCGGTCATCTCCAGGGTCTGTGGGTCGCTTGCGGGCAGGGCAGCTGTGTGTGAGCCCTGGGGGCCCCGTGCTCGCTGTTGGGGGACAAGTGCGTCCAGGGCAATGGCCAGCGCTGCCCTCTGGCCGGGGCCTGAAGACACCACTGCTTGCGCTCCGTCCGTCTCCTGCTTGGCTGAGTGAGGCATCAAGTGAGCCGTCACTGCCCCGTCATCTGGGTGTCCCACTGTGTTGTTTGCTCCACGGACGCGTAATTGCTGCTTCCAGAGGCAACACAGGCAGCCAGTGACTCCCGGGGCTCGCTCCCCACGCCGTCCCAGTGACGGAGGACCGAGGCGGCCCGGTGCTCTCTGTCCCCCGGACGGTGCTGCATGCCTCCTGTCACATCCGATGGCCGGCTTTCCTGCTGCGTAACTTGTGCTGACACGGCCCTCTGTGCCCTCGAGAGCTGCTGGTGTGGCTCGTCACGTGTTAGGCCTGAGCTAATTCCTCCCACTGCTCTCCCCCCGCCCACACGTGTGTGCACGCAGACGCCGTCCTCCTGGCTCTTGGCAACGCTGAGTGTGCTGGGAGCACCGCACAGCTGGAAAGGCCAGTGTTCCTGGCGGGGGATGCCCGGGCCACCCTGAGCAGGAGGCGCCTGTCATGCCCTGGGCCAGCCGGCCCTGCCCTCGCGGGGACATCTCCCCGAGGCCACTTTCACAGCACCCTGCGCCCTGGCTGGGACAGCAGGCTGTAGCGGTGACAGCGAGCTTCAAGGACAGACAGAGGCGTGGTTTGGTTTCTGATAAAGCAGGGGCGTGTGCTCATAAAACATGCAAACCTGGCGGAAGTCCTTGCTCCTGCCCTTGGTGGCCGTCTCTGTGCACGCGTCTCACAGGGTGTCTCACAGGCTCCCGCTGGCTTTCATGGCTCGAGGCGCTCTGCCATCTCACCTGATGGCGCCTCAAGGAGGCCGGCCGTGTGTGTGATGCCGGCCGTGTGTGGCGCCTCCTCCGGCTCCCGCCCGCGCCCCAAGCAGCATCACGGGGGCTCCAGCCACGGGTGGACACGCGTCCTGCCACGGTTGTCCGCTGCACCCCCAGCTTCCCGGTGCTTTCTTCCTGCCTAGCCGATCAGCTTGCCTCCGGAGTCTCCGGGGCGGGCCTGCAAGCTGACGCCGTGAGCAGCCTCTCTCTCAGGCAGTGGTGGAAGCGCCTTCTCCCTAAGCTGGTCCTGCCCCCGGGGCCACCTTCACACTGGGTCTGCGTCCCAGCCTCTTAGCATAGGCTGAGCCGGCATCGGGCAGACGCTACCTCTCGGCGGGCCCTCAGCCGAGCCGAGCCTCCCCAGCTGTCCCTGAAGGCTTTGAGGCCTTGAGGCCTTGGGCCAGTCATCACTTCTGTGCCCTTTAGGGGTATAAACCTACAGAGAAGCTAGCACAGCCCCACTTGAGTGGCGTGGCACGGCGAGAGCAGGCACAGGTGGCGTCTGCGTCTCCCAGGCGGGTTCCCACCTTGTGCACGGCCTCTGGGGGCCTCCGCCCTTCGGCAGGGCGCCCTGGGTCTCCCTCCCGGTCCGTCCACACCACGTCCGGCCCATCCCTTTTGTCAGCGGCCTCTGTCTCTGGAGCCCCTCTCCCTGCGTGCCCCGCAGGGTGGCACAAAACTAGAGGGCCGCCCAGAGTGTGTCTGGGGAGAGGGCATAGTCCTCGACAGGGTCTTGAGTGTCCTTGGCGTGCCCACCTCTCATCTCGTGGGGGAAAGGGGGCCCTCGTGGCCCTGCTGCGGCCCAGTCCACGTGGGAGGAAGAGCTGGGCCCGGACAGCGCTCCCCTTGTGTCCTCCTTGCCACTTGCTGTCCCTCTGGATTTGTAGACAGTGACAGTCCGAGGCCCCGGGCCCAGCGGATGGGCCGCGGCCAGGTTTGCTGTGTCCCGCGCACGAGCCCGCTCACCTTGGCCGTGCCCACGTGCCTGCGTGGAGGCACCACGTGGACCAGTCACGCCAGGCCCAGTGTGGGGTGGCAGGGGGGCTGGTGGCCCTGGGCCGAGGCAAGcgtgcccccgccccccccccccccccagcagcagcagcagcagcaacgcGGAGTCCTTGGACAGGCTTCTCCCACCCGTGGGCGCCGGGCGCTCGCCCCGGAAGCGCACCACCAGCCAGTGCAAGTCTGAGCCGCCCCTGCTGCGCACCAGCAAGCGCACCATCTACACGGCGGGGCGGCCGCCCTGGTACAACGAGCACGGCACCCAGTCCAAGGAGGCCTTCGCCATTGGTGAGCGTGGCTGTGGTGCGTGGGTGGGCCGAGGCCGCTGCCCGCCCAGACCCCCGAGTGGGCGGGTCAGGCAGAACCCACCGCCATGCCCGAGCCGGTGTTTCCCTGACCCATGCCGCTCGGGCCCCTCGGTCCAGGTCAGCCCAGGGTGGAGGCAGCGTCGGGTGGCGGGCACCGCTGGGACCCATCTGTGAGGCTGACCTGGGCCACTCCGCTCAGggtctctctgcccctccccacaggccTGGGAGGCGGCAGTGCTTCTGGGAAGACCACTGTGGCCAGAATGATCATCGAGGCCCTGGACGTGCCCTGGGTGGTCTTGCTGTCCATGGATTCCTTCTACAAGGTAAGGATGTCCTGCACGAGCAGCTGCCTCCATGAGGTCCACGGCTCCTGCCCCTGCAGATGCTCCTCCCCCCGCAGGTGCTCCTCCTCCGCAGATGCTCCTCTCCCCTCAGGTGCTCCTCCCCCCAGGTGCTCCTCCCCCTGCAGATGCTCCTCCCCCCGCAGGTGCTCCTCCCCCTGCAGATGCTCCTCCCCTTGCAGGTGCTCACCAGGCAGCAGCAGGAACAGGCCGCCCACAACAACTTCAACTTCGACCACCCAGATGCCTTTGACTTCGACCTCATCATCTCTACCCTCAAAAAGCTGAAGCAGGGCAAGAGTGTCAAGGTGCCCATCTACGACTTCACCACCCACAGCCGGAAGAAGGACTGGGTAGGCCCCGCAGGCTCAGCTGCACGGGGCTGGCGCAGGGGCCTCAGGGCCGCTTCAACACACACGATTCCTTTGCAGAAAACGCTCTACGGTGCAAACGTCATCATTTTCGAGGGCATCATGGCCTTTGCTGACAAGACACTGCTAGAGGTGAGGACGGGCTCCAGGACGGATGGCCTGGCTCCCGGATCCTCCCGTGGGACTCACCTTAAACCTACCTCCATCCCCGTCCCGTGCCGTAGCCCCAGGGTTGGGTGAGGAACGGCATTGTCTCCTGAATCTCACCCCCCCTGAGTCAGGGTTTTGGCTGCTGTTCTCTTCGGTCCACGTGGCTGCCAAGGTCAGAGCGATGTTGGTGGGAGTGGGTTCACctgtgggtgtgcatgtgtgtattctTGCCTGGGAGGGAGCCAGCCTCCTGCGTCTGCACTGTTTGTGAGGACATCCTGTCCCCTGGGAGGCTCTGGGCAGCTGCCCCAGGTGTGACCCACTCCGGGCCAGGCCTTGGGAGCCACCTTCCCCGCCCTGCCAAGGCCCCAGGGGGCACAGCCGGCTATGCCCTTGTCCTTGCTCCTTCGCTGGTCCCAAGTATGAGCGTGCTCAGGCCCCAGGAACCCCACTGCTCgccacgcacgcacacgcacaacACTCCACGTGCAATGCACACCCCCCCCCACACGCAGCCACACCACACGCTCCCCCCGCCCCATCCAGACCCGAGAGGTGCCGCGCAGGCCTGGTCTGCTCCTGGGCCCACACGCGGACCAGACGTCTCTGCCGGAGGCCGTCCCCTGTTGTTCACTCCGGTCCTGCTGGTGACAGGGCCTTGCAGCCCCCTGTGTCAGGCCCGCTTCAGCAACTCACTCTCCCCGTCCAGCTCCTGGACATGAAAATCTTCGTGGACACGGACTCTGACATCCGCCTCGTGCGGCGGCTGCGCCGTGACATCAGCGAGCGGGGCCGGGACATCGAGGGTGTCATCAAGCAGTACAACAAGTTTGTGAAGCCCGCCTTCGATCAGTACATCCAGCCCACCATGCGCGTGGCGGACATTGTGGTGCcccggggtgagcctgcggcccacctggtggggggagggcagggggcgggcAAGGCCGGACCTCACCCTCCCTCCTGTCCCGACCCAGGGAGCGGGAACACAGTGGCCATCGACCTGATCGTGCAGCACGTGCACAGCCAGCTGGAAGAGGTGAGCCGGTGTCCAGGCCCTGCTCCCCACTGCCACCTGCCTGGGCGGCGCCCACGTTTACTGCCCCGTCGTGTGCCGGCCAGAGGCAGCTGGGCTCCCTGAGGGACCATGGGGCACGGAGTATCTCCAGCGCCCCCAGCCTGAGCTGGGCCTCGTACGGAAGGGTGCGCTCCTGTCCCTCCAAACCCTTTTGGGCCACCGTTGGGTTTTGGTGCCGAGTCCCACGTCCTGAGCATCCTAGGAGGTCACACACCGCGGGGCGGCCCAGGGCGCCACCCACCCCTCGGGCAGGCTTTACGATGGGGTGCTCGGGGCCTGCGGAACAGAGCCCCACGGGTCCTGGCTCTGACAGCCCAGCCCAGAGGTGCCCACGCCAGAGGCCACAGGGAGCTGGCCCCCTCCCATGGCAGGCAGCCCCCTGGGACTCTCCCGCTACGGGGCTGTGGTGTGTCCGTGCCTGGGTGGGGGCGGCCCGGCTGGCTGAGGCACACGGTGGCGACAGGCCGTGCCGTCCGGTGACTCCGAGGTGAGCAGTCTGCTATCACTGATGCCCCACCCCATTCCCTTGTGTCTCCCTGTGTCGCTGCCGCAGCGTGAGCTCAGTGTCAGGTAAGACTTCCCACACCTGTCTGCACAGACGGAGGCATTTCCAACATCCACAGGGAGCTCGGAGTCTGGGTTGTCACCCAGGCAGGCAGCGAGGTCCCCTCCCACCATGCCCACCCCCTGTGGTGGACCCACCCCAGGCACAGAAGGAGTGGTGTGGTGGCCGCCACACCGCTTCTACCTGCCCTTGCCAGTAGTCAAGGGaattaaggcccagagaggttaaggtgtttgcccaagttcacacagcaccCTTACTCTAGGCTGGCCAGACCTCTCTGGAGGCTCTTACCCGACTTGGGGCTGGTTGTGTGGGGTCGGACCCGAGGGCACAGCTGTCCTGAGCCAGCACCACTGTGCCCCAGGGCTGTGGCCACAGGCCTGTCCTTCAGCAGCCAAAGGGCCTGGGTCTGCGCCTTCTCTGCTTGAGCCGAGGGGCGGGTCTTTATTCCCCCAAGCGGTGCTGAGGCACCCCACCTCCCGCGTCCCGGCACCCCGGCCCACCCTGGCCCtggagctgaggcacagagagccagGAGGAGCCCCCAGGAGTCCTGGGCTGCGTGTCCTTCCTGCCCACGAGAGGGATGGGGCGCCTGTCCCCACGCAGTGGTCAGCGGAGCTGGGAAGCACCAGACCGAGCCTCCAGCTCAAGCTGCATTGGAAATGCCTCCAGGCCCGGGCGCCGGCCTCCAGCTTCCTGCCCACGCATGAGTCTCCGCTTGCCTCTCACCCGGCCCGGGGCACCTGCGGGTCTGGCCACGTCATGTCCTCTGGAAGCCTTGGTTCAGAGAAATAGAAGTTTCCAGGAAGCGTGGctgtggtgggtgggagggagggacccGCAGGGCCGAATGCAGTGGACTCTCGGGTGCTCGCGGGCCCGGGGGCGCGGGCTGCAGGGTCTCCCTGCCACCAAGCCGGCCTCCTGCTCTTCCCTTCCCCAGGCCAGCCGGTGGCCACGGAGACCAGCGTGCTCCCCGCTAagtggtcttttctctctcttcttttcctcttctttgtaaACCCTGGGGTTTCCTGCCCTGTTCCCTCCCTGACCTACTCTTCGCCTCTTCACCCGGTGGGCAGAGGAAGCTGCGCTGGGATCTGTGAGGACAGAGTGCTCTGGCCGTGGTGCTGCCTGCGCGCTGTGTGCCCGGCGCTCTGCAGgctccgcccctcccctcccccctcccccctccccctccccccacccccccactcctcctcctccttcccgccCCACCCCGCTCCAGGCTGGGGCAGCAGGGGCAGTGCGAAGCCAGCTCTGCCCGCCTCTCCTGAGGGGGCCGCACATCACCTGGGGGGAAGCCTTAGGCGCGGCTTGGCCCCAAAGCTCAGCTGTTTCCCCAGGGAGAGGTGTCCTGAGGTTGGGGTCCAGATGCCCAGCTTGGGGGCTAAGATTCATCTGCACGTGTGAGGCCTCGCCCTCCCACTGCCAGGTCCCGAACGGGGAGGGGACCTGGAGCGGGAAGAGAGGCTCGCACCGCAGCCCCTGCTTCCTGCCTAACGGTCAGCTGCTCTGCCTTCCACCCTGTCCGTTAACCGTTGCCTGGCTGTTACGGGGGAGGGCATCTCGGGATGGGCCCCTCCCTCCAGATCAGCCACTGGGAGGGTGGCCTCCACCCTGCACACCCACCGTGCCCACCACGACTGCCCCCTACAGTCTGCAGCGGGAGGATGGGGCTCTGGGGGAAGATGCCCCTTCTTGAGTTCCCCATCGCTTTGTGTCCCCAGGGCCGCGCTGGCCTCAGCGCACCAGTGCCACCCCCTGCCCCGGACGCTGAGTGTCCTCAAGAGCACGCCGCAGGTGCGGGGCATGCACACCATCATCAGGTGAGGCCCATCCCACTCCCGCGGCCtggcgggcgggcggggccgACCTTCGCTAATCCAACCGGGCCCGCCCTTGGCAGGGACCGGGAGACCAGCCGCGACGAGTTCATCTTCTACTCTAAGAGGCTGATGCGGCTGCTCATCGAGCACGCGctctccttcctgcccttccaggtgcggggcggggggagggagggggccgggggagtaggggggaggggaggctcctCGCGCTcacgccccgcccccgccctgcgCAGGACTGCGTCGTGCAGACCCCGCAGGGCCAGGACTACTCGGGCAAGTGCTACGCGGGGAAGCAGGTACCAGGGGCCCGACCTGGGCGACCAGGGGCTGTGGCGGCCGGAAGGCGGGGGCCTGGCTAGCTCATCCTCGTCCCCCCAGATCACAGGCGTGTCCATCCTGCGGGCCGGTGAGACCATGGAGCCGGCGCTGCGGGCCGTGTGCAAGGACGTGCGCATCGGCACCATCCTCATCCAGACCAACCAGTTCACCGGGGAGCCCGAGGTGGGGGGCCTGGGGACGGGGGTCGGGGGGGCGGGGAGCCCAGGCGCAGCCTTCCGTTTGGGCCGCCCTGACCCTGCGGCCGCCTGCAGCTCCACTACCTGCGGCTCCCCAAGGACATCAGTGACGACCACGTGATCCTGATGGACTGCACAGTGTCCACTGGCGCGGCGGCCATGATGGCGGTGCGGGTGCTGCTGGTGAGTGGGCGGGAggggggcggcgggcgggggcgggcccTGGGCCCGGCTCACGCCCTCGCCGCACAGGACCACGACGTGCCCGAGGACAAGATCTTCCTGCTGTCGCTGCTCATGGCGGAGATGGGCGTCCACTCGGTGGCCTATGCCTTCCCGCGCGTGAGAATCATCACCACGGCGGTGGACAAGCGCATCAACGACCTCTTCCGCATCATCCCCGGCATAGGTGAGGCTGCCCGGGCCTGTCAGCgacagctggggtggggggggcaggtgGGCCTGAGTCCCCACCACAAGGACCTGCTTCTTCCCCCAGGGAACTTCGGCGACCGCTACTTCGGGACCGACGCCGTCCCCGATGGCAGCGATGAGGAGGAAGGGGGCTCTGCGGGGTAgccgcccaccccgcccccaacccctccTGCTTCCCCGGGGCTTACAGAGTAGAGATGCTAacttatttgaattaaaaaacgTGTTACCGGTGTACCTTgtctaaatattttgtaaaataaaacttgaaaatgaaGCTGTGACTGGTTAGCTGGGGTGCGGGAGTGGTGTCCCGCCTGGGCCCCCAAGCTGCGAGGCCACTGTGGAGAGGGAGGGACTGAGGAGCCTGGCCTCCGCTGGGTCCTGGTTAGGCCCCCGCCTTCCCCGCAGCAGGACAGGGGCTTCTGGTCTTGTACGTGGCTTTCCTCACCATCTAGAGTCAGTGCAGATTTaggagagggcagagctgggcctgcAGCTCCTGGCCCTGCTAGACTGGCCCCTCGGTGGCCACctggcctgggcctggggctCTGGGTCTTACAAGATGTCAACAGCCTCCACAGCCACTTCCCTCCCCCAGCACGTGTTTGTCCGCAAGGCAGGGGCGGAAATGGGTGTgggcggggctggaggagggagtgAGGAACCGGCCCTGGCCTCGCAGGAACCCCACTTGCAGGGGACGTGGCCGGTGCCTCGCCGAGCCGGCCACACCGCTCAGGGTCAGAAACCACATCCCGCCCTGCCTTCACCGCTCCTGGGCAAGGGCACCGGCGAGGGTACTGCCAGCCTGGCTCGAGAGCCTGATGCCGATCGATTCGCAGCTGCTGCGGGTGAGCGCTCAGAACCATCCCCACCCCGTCCTCTGCCTCCTGGCCTGGCACTTGCCCTTTCCTGCCCTCCTGGTCTCCTCGGTTTCCCCTCACCTCACAAAAGCCATGTCATGGAAAAGCTTGTCATGGGGCGGGGACAGGAAGTCCGTGGGTGGGGCCCAGGCCAAGGGCAGCAGATAAAGGCGGGAGCTTGTCCAGAGGTGGCCAGGCGCCAGGGTAGAGGAGCGACACAGCCCCGAGGTCAGCAAGAGGGGCATCTCCTCCCCAACCTGGTGAGTTGACCCTCCCCCATATCTCCAGGGCCCCAttcgttggttggttggttggttcattcattcatcctgtGCTCTGTGCCTGGAGCCTGGAGGCCGCAGCAGGCCT
This DNA window, taken from Balaenoptera ricei isolate mBalRic1 chromosome 15, mBalRic1.hap2, whole genome shotgun sequence, encodes the following:
- the UCKL1 gene encoding uridine-cytidine kinase-like 1 isoform X1: MMACTHLGSPCRPGFPCVLAMSSPPAYPGIRVSGCWTLGAEGSSSSSSNAESLDRLLPPVGAGRSPRKRTTSQCKSEPPLLRTSKRTIYTAGRPPWYNEHGTQSKEAFAIGLGGGSASGKTTVARMIIEALDVPWVVLLSMDSFYKVLTRQQQEQAAHNNFNFDHPDAFDFDLIISTLKKLKQGKSVKVPIYDFTTHSRKKDWKTLYGANVIIFEGIMAFADKTLLELLDMKIFVDTDSDIRLVRRLRRDISERGRDIEGVIKQYNKFVKPAFDQYIQPTMRVADIVVPRGSGNTVAIDLIVQHVHSQLEERKLRWDLAALASAHQCHPLPRTLSVLKSTPQVRGMHTIIRDRETSRDEFIFYSKRLMRLLIEHALSFLPFQDCVVQTPQGQDYSGKCYAGKQITGVSILRAGETMEPALRAVCKDVRIGTILIQTNQFTGEPELHYLRLPKDISDDHVILMDCTVSTGAAAMMAVRVLLDHDVPEDKIFLLSLLMAEMGVHSVAYAFPRVRIITTAVDKRINDLFRIIPGIGNFGDRYFGTDAVPDGSDEEEGGSAG
- the UCKL1 gene encoding uridine-cytidine kinase-like 1 isoform X3, producing MMACTHLGSPCRPGFPCVLAMSSPPAYPGIRVSGCWTLGAEGSSSSSSNAESLDRLLPPVGAGRSPRKRTTSQCKSEPPLLRTSKRTIYTAGRPPWYNEHGTQSKEAFAIGLGGGSASGKTTVARMIIEALDVPWVVLLSMDSFYKVLTRQQQEQAAHNNFNFDHPDAFDFDLIISTLKKLKQGKSVKVPIYDFTTHSRKKDWKTLYGANVIIFEGIMAFADKTLLELLDMKIFVDTDSDIRLVRRLRRDISERGRDIEGVIKQYNKFVKPAFDQYIQPTMRVADIVVPRGSGNTVAIDLIVQHVHSQLEERELSVRAALASAHQCHPLPRTLSVLKSTPQVRGMHTIIRDRETSRDEFIFYSKRLMRLLIEHALSFLPFQDCVVQTPQGQDYSGKCYAGKQITGVSILRAGETMEPALRAVCKDVRIGTILIQTNQFTGEPELHYLRLPKDISDDHVILMDCTVSTGAAAMMAVRVLLDHDVPEDKIFLLSLLMAEMGVHSVAYAFPRVRIITTAVDKRINDLFRIIPGIGNFGDRYFGTDAVPDGSDEEEGGSAG
- the UCKL1 gene encoding uridine-cytidine kinase-like 1 isoform X2: MMACTHLGSPCRPGFPCVLAMSSPPAYPGIRVSGCWTLGAEGSSSSSNAESLDRLLPPVGAGRSPRKRTTSQCKSEPPLLRTSKRTIYTAGRPPWYNEHGTQSKEAFAIGLGGGSASGKTTVARMIIEALDVPWVVLLSMDSFYKVLTRQQQEQAAHNNFNFDHPDAFDFDLIISTLKKLKQGKSVKVPIYDFTTHSRKKDWKTLYGANVIIFEGIMAFADKTLLELLDMKIFVDTDSDIRLVRRLRRDISERGRDIEGVIKQYNKFVKPAFDQYIQPTMRVADIVVPRGSGNTVAIDLIVQHVHSQLEERKLRWDLAALASAHQCHPLPRTLSVLKSTPQVRGMHTIIRDRETSRDEFIFYSKRLMRLLIEHALSFLPFQDCVVQTPQGQDYSGKCYAGKQITGVSILRAGETMEPALRAVCKDVRIGTILIQTNQFTGEPELHYLRLPKDISDDHVILMDCTVSTGAAAMMAVRVLLDHDVPEDKIFLLSLLMAEMGVHSVAYAFPRVRIITTAVDKRINDLFRIIPGIGNFGDRYFGTDAVPDGSDEEEGGSAG